One genomic segment of Acidobacteriota bacterium includes these proteins:
- a CDS encoding NmrA/HSCARG family protein yields the protein MSEKKIIAVVGATGAQGGGLVRAILDDSDGGFFARAVTRNADSPKARELAAMGAEVVAADLDDVESLERAFDGAHGAYCVTFFWEHFSPEKEKEHIRNMAVAARKAGVEHVIWSTLEDTRRWVPLEDDRMPTLMGSYKVPHFDAKGESDHVFSDEGVPTTNLLTSFYWDNLIHFGMGPKEGPDGTLALTLPMGEGKLPGIAAEDIGRAAYEIFKRGDEFIGETVGIAGEHLTGAEMADALSQAYDAKVVYNSIEPDVYRGLGFPGAEDLGNMFQFKRDFQDLFCGHRDLGFSRSLLPNVQTFKGWLAENASRIPRE from the coding sequence ATGTCCGAGAAGAAGATCATCGCCGTCGTCGGGGCCACCGGGGCACAGGGCGGCGGATTAGTACGCGCAATCCTCGACGATTCGGACGGAGGGTTTTTTGCCCGAGCCGTCACCAGGAATGCGGACTCCCCGAAAGCGCGGGAACTCGCGGCGATGGGCGCTGAGGTCGTGGCGGCAGACCTCGACGACGTCGAGAGTCTCGAGAGGGCATTCGATGGTGCACACGGTGCCTACTGCGTCACCTTCTTCTGGGAGCATTTCTCGCCGGAGAAGGAGAAGGAGCACATCAGGAACATGGCGGTCGCCGCCAGAAAGGCCGGCGTCGAGCACGTCATCTGGTCGACTCTCGAGGACACCCGCCGGTGGGTGCCGCTCGAGGACGATCGCATGCCGACACTCATGGGGTCGTACAAGGTCCCCCACTTCGACGCCAAGGGCGAGTCCGACCATGTGTTCTCGGACGAAGGCGTTCCGACCACCAATCTGCTGACCTCGTTCTACTGGGACAACCTGATTCACTTTGGAATGGGGCCGAAAGAAGGTCCGGACGGTACCCTGGCGCTGACCCTGCCTATGGGCGAGGGCAAGCTCCCAGGGATTGCGGCCGAGGACATCGGACGAGCCGCCTACGAGATCTTCAAGCGTGGCGACGAGTTCATAGGCGAGACGGTCGGCATCGCCGGCGAGCACCTGACCGGTGCGGAGATGGCCGACGCCCTCTCCCAGGCCTACGACGCAAAGGTGGTCTACAACTCGATCGAGCCGGATGTCTACCGGGGGCTCGGCTTCCCCGGCGCAGAGGATCTCGGCAACATGTTCCAGTTCAAGCGTGACTTCCAGGACCTGTTCTGCGGCCATCGTGACCTTGGTTTTTCACGTTCGCTCTTGCCGAACGTGCAGACCTTCAAGGGTTGGCTGGCAGAGAACGCGAGCCGGATCCCGAGAGAGTAA